One Deltaproteobacteria bacterium genomic region harbors:
- a CDS encoding regulatory protein RecX, with protein MKQRTGARPIESADDAFARALRYLGYRARSVAEVERYLRQRGAADAVIDATIAKLSGFNFIDDETFARNWALSRAQSQGYGPRRIEQELKIKGVVDSIIRTVIRELFDRQDEEKRARVILKKRFGSKDLKEPHTLRRALAFLQRRGYSSKVIFTLLRCPMDDNC; from the coding sequence CTGAAGCAAAGAACCGGCGCTCGGCCGATCGAATCAGCCGACGACGCCTTCGCCCGGGCGCTGCGCTATCTCGGTTATCGCGCGCGCAGTGTCGCCGAAGTCGAGCGCTACTTGCGCCAGCGCGGTGCCGCCGATGCGGTGATCGACGCGACCATCGCCAAGCTCAGCGGCTTCAATTTTATCGACGACGAAACCTTTGCCCGCAACTGGGCGCTCTCGCGGGCGCAGAGCCAAGGCTACGGCCCGCGGCGCATCGAACAGGAACTGAAAATCAAAGGCGTCGTCGATTCGATTATCCGCACGGTGATAAGAGAGTTGTTCGATCGCCAAGACGAAGAAAAACGAGCGAGAGTTATTTTAAAAAAAAGATTCGGCAGCAAAGATCTCAAAGAACCGCACACGCTGCGCCGGGCGCTCGCCTTTCTCCAACGCCGCGGCTACAGCAGTAAAGTGATCTTTACGCTTCTGCGCTGCCCCATGGACGACAACTGTTGA
- the alaS gene encoding alanine--tRNA ligase, which produces MVTSNDIRKSFLDYFVKQGHTVVKSSSLVPDKDPTLLFTNAGMVQFKNVFLGQERLPYVRAASSQKCLRISGKHNDLEAVGRDTYHHTLFEMLGNWSFGDYYKAEAIEWAWELLTKEWGLPKDKLYATVYKNDDDAEQLWFKISGLPRERVSRFGEKENFWEMGETGPCGPCSEIHLDRGPAACDRPGVAGHECRVNGDCARYIELWNLVFIQFNRADDRSLSDLPSKHVDTGMGLERITAVMQQVLSNYDIDSMRALTATTEKLTGKSYGVDPTADISYRVIDDHARAVSFLIADGVTPSNEGRGYVLRRLLRRAARHGRLIGLKEPFLHEVAKSVAAVMGEAYPQLRNEEPRIREVIRIEEERFGETLDRGLVLLEDATAKLKAEKKPTLAGDIAFRLYDTYGFPLDLTEDILRGENIDVDQAGFEKLMAAQRSRGREARETVSMESKIQLDGQVCFIGYDRLEGESSVLGIFAGGASKNEAVQGDEIDLLTAETPFYGESGGQVGDRGVIKTSRGDLIEIHDTQHPTPQLISHRGKVIKGRVQVGDKVALNVDRKHRQKTMLNHSATHILHAVLRKELGDHVRQAGSSVTPDRLRFDFNHTGAIADEKLAFIEAQVNHHVREDAGVSIEELSYDDAIRRGALAFFGDKYGDRVRVVKIGDFSTELCGGTHIRASGEIGLFKLNFEGGVAAGVRRIEAFTGEGALDLIQGYELRLKEIAELVRGTSDDSVEKVRKLLDRQKELEKEIDKLRGQFDKDRIPDLLAKKQAVNGASVLISQVDGLDGKQLRDITDQLKEKLGSGVVVLASASEGAVNLVVTVSKDLTKKYHAGNIIKVLAGMVGGGGGGRPDFAQAGGKEPANIGAALQRAEDLVRQTS; this is translated from the coding sequence ATGGTCACGAGTAACGACATTCGCAAATCCTTTTTAGACTACTTCGTCAAACAAGGTCACACCGTAGTAAAAAGCTCATCGCTGGTGCCCGACAAGGACCCGACGCTGCTGTTTACCAACGCCGGCATGGTGCAGTTCAAAAACGTCTTCCTGGGCCAGGAACGTTTGCCTTACGTGCGCGCCGCCAGCTCGCAAAAATGTCTGCGCATCAGCGGCAAGCACAACGACCTCGAAGCGGTGGGGCGCGATACTTATCATCACACGCTTTTTGAAATGCTTGGCAACTGGTCCTTCGGCGATTATTATAAAGCCGAAGCCATCGAATGGGCCTGGGAACTGTTGACCAAGGAATGGGGCCTGCCCAAAGACAAACTCTACGCCACGGTTTACAAAAATGACGATGACGCCGAGCAGCTCTGGTTCAAGATCAGCGGTCTGCCGCGGGAGCGGGTGAGCCGCTTCGGCGAAAAAGAAAATTTCTGGGAGATGGGCGAAACCGGCCCTTGCGGCCCTTGCAGCGAAATCCATCTCGACCGCGGCCCGGCGGCTTGCGACCGGCCCGGCGTGGCGGGTCATGAATGCCGCGTCAACGGCGATTGCGCCCGCTACATCGAGCTGTGGAATTTAGTATTTATTCAATTCAACCGTGCTGACGATCGCAGCTTGTCCGACCTGCCGTCGAAACATGTCGACACTGGCATGGGCTTGGAGCGCATCACCGCGGTAATGCAGCAAGTGTTGTCCAACTACGATATCGATTCCATGCGCGCGCTGACCGCGACCACGGAAAAACTCACCGGCAAAAGTTACGGCGTCGATCCGACCGCGGATATTTCGTACCGCGTCATCGACGATCATGCCCGGGCGGTGAGTTTCTTGATCGCCGACGGCGTCACACCGAGCAACGAAGGACGCGGCTACGTGCTGCGCCGTTTGCTGCGCCGCGCCGCCCGCCATGGCCGCTTGATCGGTTTGAAAGAACCGTTCTTACATGAAGTTGCCAAAAGCGTCGCGGCGGTCATGGGTGAAGCCTATCCGCAGTTGCGAAATGAAGAGCCGCGCATCCGCGAAGTCATCCGCATCGAAGAAGAACGTTTTGGCGAAACCCTTGACCGCGGTCTGGTCTTGCTCGAAGACGCCACGGCGAAGCTCAAAGCCGAAAAGAAACCAACCCTCGCCGGCGACATCGCCTTTCGTCTCTACGATACTTACGGCTTCCCTCTCGATTTGACCGAGGACATTTTGCGCGGTGAAAATATCGACGTCGATCAAGCCGGCTTCGAAAAGCTCATGGCGGCGCAACGCAGCCGCGGCCGCGAAGCGCGCGAAACCGTCAGCATGGAATCGAAAATCCAACTCGACGGCCAAGTCTGCTTCATCGGCTACGATCGCCTCGAAGGCGAATCATCGGTGCTGGGAATTTTCGCCGGCGGTGCAAGCAAAAACGAAGCGGTGCAAGGCGACGAAATCGATTTACTCACCGCCGAGACCCCTTTCTACGGTGAATCCGGCGGCCAAGTCGGCGACCGCGGCGTAATCAAAACCAGCCGCGGCGACTTGATTGAAATTCACGACACCCAACATCCGACGCCGCAATTAATCTCCCATCGCGGCAAAGTCATCAAAGGCCGGGTTCAAGTGGGAGATAAAGTGGCTTTGAATGTCGACCGCAAGCATCGGCAAAAAACCATGCTAAACCATTCGGCCACCCATATTCTCCACGCCGTGCTGCGCAAAGAACTAGGCGATCATGTCCGCCAAGCCGGTTCGTCGGTGACGCCGGACCGTTTACGCTTCGACTTCAACCATACCGGCGCGATTGCGGACGAGAAACTGGCTTTCATAGAAGCCCAAGTCAATCATCATGTGCGCGAAGACGCCGGTGTGTCGATCGAAGAGCTGAGTTACGACGACGCCATCCGGCGCGGCGCTCTCGCCTTCTTCGGCGATAAGTACGGCGACCGCGTGCGCGTGGTGAAAATCGGCGACTTCTCCACCGAGCTGTGCGGCGGCACGCATATTCGCGCCTCCGGCGAGATCGGTTTATTTAAACTTAACTTCGAAGGCGGCGTCGCCGCCGGTGTGCGCCGCATCGAAGCTTTCACCGGCGAAGGCGCGCTGGATTTGATTCAGGGTTACGAGCTGCGCCTGAAGGAAATCGCCGAGCTGGTGCGCGGCACCAGCGATGACAGCGTCGAGAAAGTAAGAAAACTACTCGACCGCCAAAAAGAGCTAGAAAAAGAAATCGACAAACTGCGCGGCCAATTCGACAAAGACCGAATCCCCGATCTGCTCGCCAAGAAGCAAGCGGTCAACGGCGCTAGCGTGCTGATCAGCCAAGTCGACGGCCTCGACGGTAAACAGCTGCGCGATATCACAGATCAATTGAAAGAAAAGCTTGGCTCCGGCGTGGTCGTGCTCGCCAGCGCCAGCGAGGGCGCGGTGAACTTGGTCGTAACCGTGAGTAAGGATTTAACCAAGAAGTATCACGCCGGCAACATCATCAAAGTATTAGCTGGCATGGTCGGCGGCGGCGGCGGCGGCCGGCCCGATTTCGCTCAAGCCGGCGGCAAAGAGCCGGCTAACATCGGCGCGGCGTTGCAGCGCGCTGAAGACTTAGTCCGCCAAACCAGTTAA
- the recA gene encoding recombinase RecA: MDANREKAIDLAVSQIEKQFGKGAIMKLGEGGIVKDVQVISTGSLGLDIALGIGGVPRGRVMEIYGPESSGKTTLALQIVAEAQKLGGMAAYIDAEHALDLSYAQKLGVKTDDLLVSQPDHGEQALEITETLVRSGAIDVVVIDSVAALVPKAEIEGEMGDSHMGLQARLMSQALRKLTATIARSHTVVIFINQIRMKIGVMFGNPETTTGGNALKFYASVRMDIRRIGALKDGDNIVGGRTRVKVVKNKMAPPFKEAEFDILYGTGISRDGEIVDIGSEIGVVEKSGAWYSFHGERIGQGREAAKQFLKDHPETGQTIMNLVMDKMGLKHHDGEAPAEMVAVEKKGKGR, translated from the coding sequence ATGGACGCTAATCGAGAGAAAGCCATCGATCTCGCCGTCAGCCAGATCGAAAAGCAATTCGGCAAGGGCGCGATCATGAAGCTTGGCGAGGGCGGCATCGTCAAGGACGTGCAGGTGATCTCGACCGGATCGCTGGGACTCGATATCGCGCTGGGCATCGGCGGCGTGCCGCGCGGCCGAGTGATGGAAATCTATGGACCGGAATCTTCTGGCAAAACAACTTTGGCGCTACAGATCGTCGCCGAAGCCCAGAAGCTCGGCGGCATGGCCGCCTATATTGACGCTGAGCATGCGCTCGACTTGTCCTACGCGCAGAAACTCGGCGTCAAAACCGACGATCTGCTAGTCTCCCAGCCGGACCACGGCGAACAGGCGCTGGAAATTACCGAGACGCTGGTGCGCAGCGGTGCCATCGATGTCGTGGTCATCGACTCGGTGGCGGCGCTGGTGCCGAAGGCGGAAATCGAAGGCGAGATGGGCGATTCGCACATGGGCCTGCAAGCTCGTCTTATGTCGCAGGCGCTGCGTAAGCTCACAGCGACAATTGCCCGCTCTCATACCGTGGTCATTTTCATCAATCAGATCCGCATGAAGATTGGTGTCATGTTCGGCAATCCGGAAACCACCACCGGCGGCAACGCGCTAAAATTCTACGCTTCGGTGCGCATGGACATCCGCCGCATCGGCGCGCTCAAAGATGGTGACAACATCGTCGGCGGGCGCACCCGGGTTAAAGTCGTCAAGAATAAAATGGCGCCGCCGTTTAAGGAAGCCGAGTTCGATATTCTCTACGGCACCGGCATCTCGCGCGACGGTGAGATCGTCGATATCGGCAGTGAGATCGGCGTGGTCGAAAAGAGCGGCGCCTGGTATTCTTTCCACGGCGAACGCATCGGCCAAGGCCGCGAAGCCGCCAAACAGTTTTTAAAAGATCATCCGGAAACCGGCCAGACCATCATGAACTTGGTCATGGATAAAATGGGTTTGAAACATCACGACGGCGAAGCGCCGGCGGAAATGGTCGCGGTGGAGAAAAAAGGCAAAGGCCGGTAA